The Coffea arabica cultivar ET-39 chromosome 2c, Coffea Arabica ET-39 HiFi, whole genome shotgun sequence genome includes the window TGTTGGCTATGTTGGAGGTCAATCCAGAAGGTCCAAATTCTACCGTTCATCTGGGGCCAAGAACAACCGTTTCGAAAAAGAGAATGGTCTAAAATAAACACTCAACTATTTGTACTTATCAACCTATTATTGTTCGAGGAGCCAAATTTATCACAACCGTGTACACATTGTCACATTGTCTATGGGACTTTTTGCAGAGACGAAACTCGGCAATGTTGActcaattaaaacaaataagatCAGTAAAAAATTCCAAAACAGGTTCTAATTTATAATCGTATTGCATAAATAAAatcagattaaaaaaaaaggacgaACGTATTCGGAAGGAGTTAGAGGTGGAATTTTACCAGAGGCAGCAAGAATAATGCCCTCGACAAGAATAATAGCGCCGAGGCCTAACCAAGCGAGAAGAAAAGCACTCTCATTTTGGGACTGTTCCTTAGATTGGATGTCGTTTGTTTGCGTAGCAAAGCTAGGTTTTTCCACAGGTGCTCTCCGAATTATGGAAGCCCTCTCTTTCTTGCCTTTCTGTTTCTTCTTGGATGATGATGCCGATTTTGTTCCCACCGGAGTTGAGGGGCTAAAACCCAAGCCAGAAGCAGCTGAGTTTGGCTGTTTCTTGGGAGAGGGAGGTGGGGCCACTGTGGATGAGGATGAGATGGTTGTGTTGGTGGAGGGATCGCTGGGCTTTTGGGGCTCCGAGGGATTTGAACCGGAAGAAGAATTTTGGAGCTTGATGATGATTCGTCTTTTGGACTTCGGATTAGAATAAAGACGACGGTGGGGCGATATATGGAGAGGAAGAAGGGATTTCCCGCTGGAGGGAAAAGAGGAAGCTGACGATTGAAGCAGTAGCGCCATTTCCCAATTTAGTTAGTTTGAGCTTCTTTCCTCTTGCTTTTtaacggtttttttttttttaattccagACTTATCCTACTTCTGAATATGAtttgtaataaaaaataaataaaaatcaaccTACATTTTCGTGATGAAATCGTCACttaaaaagatttttttaaattatctttGGTCAAAGGAAGAAGATGCTAAATTTAGTTGATtcgttttgaaaaaaatttctttactttgaatttttttattgtgTAAATATGGGAAAATAATTGATAAGGTAATATTAGCATTTAgctaataattttgaaattccaTCTTTTGTGGGTAATTTTCCTCACcttaagccttttttttttttttttttgcatttcatattgcgttt containing:
- the LOC113725134 gene encoding protein LPA2, giving the protein MALLLQSSASSFPSSGKSLLPLHISPHRRLYSNPKSKRRIIIKLQNSSSGSNPSEPQKPSDPSTNTTISSSSTVAPPPSPKKQPNSAASGLGFSPSTPVGTKSASSSKKKQKGKKERASIIRRAPVEKPSFATQTNDIQSKEQSQNESAFLLAWLGLGAIILVEGIILAASGFLPEEWDNFFVKYLYPSFTPTVFLFVAGTVAYGVLKYLQNEQFNREK